Proteins from one Podospora pseudoanserina strain CBS 124.78 chromosome 1, whole genome shotgun sequence genomic window:
- a CDS encoding hypothetical protein (COG:S; EggNog:ENOG503P6UI), with amino-acid sequence MAIATLLPRQTYYYRNCTRDEDGFLISDENCYISFWNTKAGVIVKWSLFLAILLSLTLYLLIGYFHARKRVRSGLPPLGYHRFLVNRATLAQVDPRYRYPQSTFTPYNHNGDGYQYYNMQGMPPPPVYDPNAPRPPVYEPPAGISKYGEGNGNGTTPPPPQDNGYIYSPPPGPPPPAVVAPVPSSSLNEQYAPPPGPPPFTLQPQGTGNTNNPFRS; translated from the exons atGGCCATCGCCACGCTTCTACCCAGGCAAACCTACTACTACCGCAACTGCACCCGAGACGAAGATGGCTTTCTCATCAGCGACGAAAACTGCTACATCTCCTTCTGGAACACAAAG GCCGGCGTAATAGTCAAATggtccctcttcctcgccatcctcctctccctcaccctctaCCTCCTAATAGGCTACTTCCACGCCCGGAAACGCGTCCGCTCCGGCCTCCCCCCGCTGGGATACCACCGCTTCCTCGTCAACCGcgccaccctcgcccaagTCGACCCCCGGTATCGATACCCCCAATCCACCTTCACCCCTTACAACCACAACGGGGACGGGTATCAATACTACAACATGCAAgggatgccaccaccaccagtctACGATCCCAACGCGCCACGGCCGCCGGTTTACGAACCGCCTGCTGGAATCTCTAAATATGGGGAGGGtaatgggaatgggacgacaccaccaccaccgcaggaTAATGGGTATATCtactccccaccaccaggaccaccaccaccagcagtgGTCGCGCCAGTGCCAAGTAGCAGCTTAAATGAGCAGtatgcccctccccctgggccaccaccattcACACTACAACCTCAAGGAACGGGGAATACCAACAACCCGTTCAGGAGCTAG
- the PTC7 gene encoding Protein phosphatase 2C 7 (COG:T; EggNog:ENOG503NX30; BUSCO:EOG09263I4U): MVATISANRALRLPYRSASLRLLTPPTTTPSPYRSSLRAASTFTTRKQKPPSKQPNTPGQPPTTPMKPTNALLFSTCPATMLGPSSSSPQQCPSTKYHYHLAASYIAKSRPFDPQTHLFQFNPYNRLSQPPKSPKRPKSSRPESGQDAFFISQLGASPSSGEVALGVADGVGGWMDSGVDPADFSHAFCDYMAANASSSDPPSTARELMQRGYEAVCHDESIKAGGSTAIVGLLTSNGKMEVANLGDSGFILLRRGGVHASSEPQTHAFNTPYQLSVVPPSMLLRAAAFGGAQLMDQPRDAEVTRHGLRHGDVVVFASDGLWDNLFEGDILRIVSSVMRERGVWRVNGERGCVVEEDIKSVTEGKTTLQGRLATEIVRQAKIASVDPKLDGPFAKEVKKYYPHEVWRGGKEDDICVVVVVVEEEGGAGSVKAKL; this comes from the coding sequence atgGTCGCGACAATTAGCGCGAACCGCGCGCTTCGACTCCCCTACCGATCAGCCTCCCTCCGACTTCTCACCCCTCCGACGACAACACCGTCCCCCTACCGATCGAGCCTCCGCGCCGCCTCAACATTCACAACCCGCAAGCAAAAACCCCCATCAAAACAGCCCAACACCCCAGggcaaccaccaacaaccccaatgAAACCAACCaacgccctcctcttctcaaccTGCCCCGCAACCATGCTCggcccctcctcttcatcaccacaacaatGCCCCAGCACCAAATATCACTACCACCTCGCAGCCTCCTACATAGCCAAATCCCGGCCCTTCGatccccaaacccacctctTCCAATTCAACCCCTACAACCGCCTCTCCCAACCGCCCAAATCCCCCAAACGTCCCAAATCCTCCCGGCCAGAATCAGGTCAGGACGCGTTTTTCATCAGTCAGCTAGgtgcctccccctccagcggGGAAGTCGCCCTAGGAGTGGCAGACGGCGTAGGAGGGTGGATGGATAGCGGAGTCGACCCAGCCGACTTCTCCCATGCGTTCTGCGACTACATGGCCGCCAacgcatcatcatccgacCCGCCGTCAACAGCACGGGAGCTCATGCAAAGGGGCTACGAGGCTGTCTGTCATGATGAGAGCATCAAAGCCGGGGGTAGCACCGCCATTGTTGGCTTGTTGACCTCCAACGGGAAGATGGAAGTCGCCAATTTGGGGGATAGCGGGTTTATACTTCTCAGAAGGGGGGGCGTCCACGCGAGCAGCGAACCGCAGACTCATGCGTTTAACACGCCGTATCAGCTCAGCGTTGTGCCGCCTTCTATGCTGTTGCGGGCGGCGGCTTTTGGGGGCGCGCAGTTGATGGATCAGCCTAGGGATGCCGAGGTCACGAGACATGGGCTGAGGCatggggatgtggttgtttttgcTAGTGATGGGCTCTGGGATAATCTGTTTGAGGGGGATATTTTGAGGATTGTGAGCTCGGTtatgagggagaggggggtttggagggttaatggggagagggggtgtgtggtggaggaggatatcaagAGTGTGACTGAGGGGAAGACGACGTTGCAGGGGAGGCTGGCTACGGAGATTGTTAGGCAGGCGAAAATTGCGAGTGTGGATCCGAAGCTGGATGGGCCGTTTGcgaaggaggtgaagaagtaTTACCCGCAtgaggtttggagggggggaaaggaggaTGATAtttgtgtggtggtggttgttgttgaggaggagggtggggcGGGGAGTGTGAAGGCGAAGTTGTAA
- a CDS encoding hypothetical protein (EggNog:ENOG503P797; COG:S) yields MKYSFATVLALATAALARPKFTNSNYDVVVGEPFTLRWDSAEGNVKISLYKGTAGDENSFKPVEVLTTTSGASGSFTYTPTDSLNGDYAFVIEDESEDPRNFSPAFPLEGTEVVTSATTSLTTITSTAESSTETSTESSTETETSTESTTATTLETTTTAPPTSTRRVQETETAPPNTNNGQRFASSLALVLGTVAALVFFN; encoded by the exons ATGAAGTACTCTTTCGCCACCGTTCTCGCTCTTGCGACCGCCGCTCTCGCCAGGCCCAAGTTCACGAACTCCAACTACGATGTTGTCGTCGGCGAGCCTTTCACTCTCAGGTGGGACTCTGCCGAGGGCAATGTCAAGATTTCGCTCTACAAGGGCACGGCCGGAGATGAGAACAGCTTCAAGCCCGTCGAGGTCCTTACTA CCACCTCCGGCGCTAGCGGCTCCTTCACCTACACTCCCACCGACAGCTTGAACGGCGACTATGCCTTTGTCATTGAGGACGAGAGCGAGGACCCCCGCAACTTCAGCCCAGCTTTCCCTCTTGAGGGTACCGAGGTCGTCAcctctgccaccacctctctgaccaccatcaccagcactgCTGAGTCCTCCACCGAGACCTCCACCGAGTCTTCTACTGAGACTGAGACCTCCACCGAGTCCACCACTGCTACCA CTctcgagaccaccaccactgccccaCCCACCAGCACTCGCCGCGTCCAAGAAACCGAGACTgctccccccaacaccaacaacggccagCGCTTTGCTTCCTCGCTCGCGCTCGTCCTCGGTACTGTTGCCGCCCTTGTCTTCTTTAACTAA